One genomic region from Skermania piniformis encodes:
- a CDS encoding HNH endonuclease signature motif containing protein, translating into MTAASAFAPGIGFGVGSARVVLAGLRANRAAAERVAVERAELTVEWCRWHAPVGDSEVDRFGVGWVTPGGAGSPEVGEAAVAELAVALRHSTESGMSYVGAVLEVCYRLPRLWERVKAGQTPWWRARRIADATIGLSLEAAAFVDERLAACAGTVSWAQLDRLVEEARILADPDAAKEELAIDTRRVEIDTRTVSLTGTVRIEGELDLTDAVDLNHALSDIADDLAACGSTDSLDARRSTALGELARRQPGLPFDATEPTPEPVAAEPSREPVPSLAEMAVAAPAALRRRRPRDVQLHVYISADQLAGSGGPLGRVDSPSPTPVSIEAIRAWCGSPDANVTVRPVLDLAEHVQTDAYQIPDRLREQVVQTSNTCVFPYCNRPARGCDLDHTHPHDQGGPTSSDNLAPLCRKHHRLKGNRGWRYRRRSPGTYLWTTPAGGIYLRDGTGTIDLTPPGNPPPRPPDSPVLHRVGRPPPTPDDEPPPF; encoded by the coding sequence ATGACCGCAGCCAGTGCTTTTGCTCCCGGTATCGGGTTTGGTGTTGGTTCTGCGCGGGTGGTGTTGGCGGGGTTGCGGGCCAACCGGGCGGCGGCGGAGCGGGTCGCGGTGGAGCGGGCCGAGTTGACGGTCGAGTGGTGTCGTTGGCATGCGCCGGTGGGTGATAGCGAGGTGGATCGGTTCGGGGTGGGGTGGGTCACCCCGGGTGGTGCGGGTTCGCCGGAGGTGGGCGAGGCTGCGGTTGCGGAGTTGGCGGTCGCGTTGCGGCATTCGACCGAGTCCGGGATGTCGTATGTCGGGGCGGTGCTCGAAGTCTGCTATCGGTTGCCGCGTCTGTGGGAACGAGTCAAGGCCGGGCAGACGCCGTGGTGGCGAGCGCGGCGGATCGCCGATGCCACTATCGGCTTGTCGCTGGAGGCGGCCGCGTTTGTCGACGAGCGGCTCGCCGCCTGTGCGGGGACGGTGTCGTGGGCGCAGTTGGATCGGTTGGTCGAGGAAGCCCGGATCCTGGCCGACCCGGACGCTGCGAAAGAAGAGCTCGCCATTGATACCCGCAGGGTGGAGATCGACACCCGCACGGTGAGTTTGACCGGCACGGTCCGGATCGAGGGCGAGTTGGATTTGACCGATGCGGTGGACCTGAACCACGCCCTGTCCGATATCGCCGACGATTTGGCGGCCTGTGGCAGCACCGACAGCCTGGATGCGCGGCGCTCGACCGCGTTGGGTGAACTCGCGCGCCGGCAACCCGGATTGCCGTTCGACGCAACAGAACCCACACCAGAACCCGTAGCGGCAGAGCCGTCGCGGGAGCCGGTCCCGTCGCTGGCGGAGATGGCTGTGGCGGCACCGGCTGCGTTGCGCCGTCGCAGGCCGCGTGATGTTCAGTTGCATGTGTATATCAGCGCTGATCAGCTCGCCGGTTCCGGTGGCCCCCTGGGCCGGGTCGACTCCCCGTCACCGACCCCGGTGAGTATCGAGGCGATCCGGGCTTGGTGCGGCAGCCCGGACGCGAACGTGACCGTCCGGCCGGTGCTGGACCTCGCCGAACACGTCCAGACCGATGCGTATCAGATCCCGGACCGGCTGCGCGAACAGGTCGTGCAGACCAGCAACACGTGTGTGTTCCCGTACTGCAACCGCCCCGCCCGCGGCTGCGACCTCGACCACACCCACCCGCATGACCAGGGCGGGCCCACCAGCAGCGACAACCTCGCCCCACTCTGCCGAAAACACCACCGGCTCAAAGGAAACCGCGGTTGGCGCTACCGACGCCGCAGCCCCGGTACTTACCTGTGGACCACGCCGGCCGGCGGGATCTACCTGCGCGACGGCACCGGCACCATCGACCTCACCCCACCCGGCAACCCCCCGCCCCGACCACCAGATTCTCCGGTGCTCCATCGAGTGGGTCGGCCGCCGCCCACACCGGACGACGAACCGCCACCCTTCTGA
- a CDS encoding lysophospholipid acyltransferase family protein, giving the protein MEPVYRTLIGLARVSFLVQGLKFTVTGAENIPATGGAVIAINHTGYTEFIYAHIPARKHKRYIRYMAKKDVFDNPVSGPLMRALRHIEVDRQAGADSYRNAVAALRDGELVGVYPEATISRSFELKEFKSGTARMAIEAQVPIIPVVTWGGQRVWTKGHPRRLGRTNTPISVAVGAPIPPDLPTGELTARLKAAMQALLDQVQRDYEHEPGSYWVPARLGGTAPTLEQANVLDLAEARERSRRARHN; this is encoded by the coding sequence GTGGAACCGGTTTATCGCACCCTCATCGGCCTTGCTCGGGTCTCGTTCCTGGTTCAGGGGCTGAAGTTCACCGTGACCGGGGCGGAAAACATACCTGCGACCGGCGGGGCGGTCATCGCGATCAACCACACCGGCTATACCGAGTTCATCTACGCCCATATCCCGGCGCGCAAGCACAAGCGCTACATCCGGTACATGGCCAAGAAGGATGTGTTCGACAACCCGGTCAGCGGGCCGCTCATGCGCGCGCTGCGGCACATCGAGGTCGACCGACAGGCCGGTGCCGACTCGTACCGGAACGCGGTCGCGGCGCTGCGCGACGGCGAGCTGGTCGGGGTGTACCCGGAGGCGACGATCAGTCGCAGCTTCGAACTCAAGGAATTCAAGTCCGGCACCGCCCGGATGGCGATCGAGGCCCAGGTACCGATCATTCCGGTGGTGACCTGGGGTGGCCAGCGGGTCTGGACCAAGGGGCATCCGCGCCGGCTCGGCCGGACCAACACGCCGATCTCGGTGGCGGTCGGTGCGCCGATCCCGCCGGATCTGCCGACCGGTGAGTTGACCGCACGGCTCAAGGCGGCGATGCAGGCGCTGCTCGACCAGGTGCAACGCGACTACGAACACGAGCCGGGGTCCTACTGGGTGCCGGCCCGGCTCGGCGGTACGGCACCGACGTTGGAGCAGGCAAATGTGCTCGATCTGGCCGAGGCGCGCGAGCGCAGCAGACGCGCACGCCACAATTAG
- a CDS encoding DUF7711 family protein: MKRSTAVRNLAEVASTATSSARLRDADIGWPLRELWVSGQLLESADILEWGSVILVLDLPAAGLPWLVQPPALDWVRERLRLGKRPLEWCYRPREWPAWNPRHRRVARFWTERDGVDDTALDALHRGEVDQLDVQAPTDDEFRTQLTEELGCSWDHLRAVLDSYWEQDWRRAQHSLETSPEEQLWRGAEAVSQIREALDRLS, from the coding sequence GTGAAGCGCTCGACCGCGGTCCGTAACCTCGCCGAGGTTGCCAGCACCGCGACCAGCTCGGCGCGGTTGCGTGATGCCGATATCGGCTGGCCGCTGCGGGAGCTGTGGGTGAGCGGCCAGCTGTTGGAATCCGCCGACATCCTGGAGTGGGGCTCGGTGATCCTGGTGCTCGACCTGCCCGCCGCCGGACTGCCCTGGCTGGTCCAGCCGCCGGCGCTGGACTGGGTCCGCGAGCGGCTGCGACTGGGCAAACGACCGTTGGAATGGTGCTACCGGCCCCGGGAATGGCCCGCATGGAACCCGCGGCACCGCCGGGTGGCCCGGTTCTGGACCGAGCGGGACGGGGTCGACGACACCGCACTGGACGCACTGCACCGAGGCGAGGTCGACCAGCTCGACGTGCAGGCGCCGACCGACGACGAGTTCCGGACGCAGCTGACCGAGGAACTCGGCTGTTCCTGGGACCACCTGCGCGCGGTGTTGGACAGCTATTGGGAACAAGACTGGCGCCGCGCCCAGCACAGCCTCGAAACCTCGCCGGAGGAGCAGCTCTGGCGCGGCGCGGAGGCCGTGTCGCAGATCCGGGAAGCACTCGACCGACTCTCATGA
- a CDS encoding putative bifunctional diguanylate cyclase/phosphodiesterase, whose translation MSVFTMSTHAHGQHVRPGHSTMYWLAHVVTVGLVVGYLVLTVPGANPAGFPLWEAVWLNLATLAAALLCWIRGRRGPLRLAWKLVALGIAAQVIGDQTWQLLVMHHVPRPPVSLADPFWLAYYPLIAGALIVIVRSRLAEVSAARILDGLLAGLATATLVIIVVFPAVLQHIDNQPLRAAVSLVYPVLDVLLLSVALATVSVFGWRPPRSVWWLCGATATWTLFDCIYNVQAADGKYVAGSWVDVIGLFAALLAALAPGWPQPATVPTYPRWLPFAAPFFATSSALVVLLVDSVAHVPPIASYLTAATVAASLARLATAVGDALRAGEHEFLALTDDLTGLPNRRSLYEQARTLLPEPGEPPGPPVALLLLDLDHFKDVNDSLGHAAGDLLLRTVAARLTSRLRREDVLVRLGGDEFALLLPDCGPSEALAVGSDLRAVLDEPVVLDDVRVQVGGSIGIALSPTHGTDIATLLRLADIAMYRAKAGPHSCQIYDPAPLPAISEVDSGNRANTRADMLLLEQLRTAIGKRQLAVFYQPQVRLDTGKIIGVEALVRWPHPEHGLLSPDKFLPLVHQNRLMQAMTNAVLDIALDDAAVFYQAGHRIPVSVNLFPPSFGDVDLPNRIAAELARRGLPPAALDVEITEQFMFGDPRRARVVLDQLHAQGVGIAVDDFGTGYSALSYLYDLAIDHVKLDRSFIEPITHDPRAAAITRSVIELAHTIGMTAIAEGVEDSITAALLTDFGCDHAQGYYYHKPMPYDDLMDLLARS comes from the coding sequence ATGAGCGTCTTCACCATGTCGACGCACGCCCACGGCCAGCATGTTCGGCCCGGCCATAGCACGATGTACTGGCTGGCCCATGTGGTTACTGTCGGGTTGGTCGTCGGTTATCTGGTGCTGACCGTGCCCGGTGCCAACCCGGCGGGCTTTCCGCTGTGGGAAGCGGTCTGGCTGAACCTGGCTACACTTGCTGCCGCGTTGCTCTGCTGGATACGTGGCCGGCGCGGTCCACTCCGACTGGCCTGGAAGCTGGTCGCGCTGGGGATTGCCGCGCAGGTGATCGGGGATCAGACCTGGCAACTGCTGGTCATGCATCACGTGCCGCGGCCGCCCGTATCCCTGGCCGACCCGTTCTGGCTGGCGTATTACCCGCTGATCGCCGGTGCCTTGATCGTGATCGTGCGCAGTCGGTTGGCCGAAGTGTCGGCGGCGCGCATCCTGGATGGTCTGCTCGCCGGGCTGGCTACCGCCACCTTGGTGATCATCGTGGTGTTCCCGGCCGTGCTCCAGCACATCGACAACCAACCGCTGCGGGCCGCGGTGAGTCTGGTCTACCCGGTGCTCGACGTGCTGCTGCTGTCGGTCGCGCTGGCCACCGTGTCGGTGTTCGGCTGGCGACCACCGCGCTCGGTCTGGTGGCTGTGCGGTGCGACCGCGACCTGGACGCTGTTCGATTGCATCTACAACGTGCAAGCGGCCGACGGGAAGTATGTCGCGGGCAGTTGGGTGGACGTGATCGGGCTGTTTGCGGCGTTGCTGGCCGCGCTGGCACCCGGCTGGCCGCAGCCCGCGACGGTGCCGACCTACCCGCGCTGGCTCCCCTTCGCCGCGCCGTTCTTCGCCACCTCGTCGGCGCTGGTGGTGCTGTTGGTCGACAGTGTCGCGCACGTGCCGCCGATTGCGTCCTACCTGACCGCGGCCACCGTCGCCGCCTCGTTGGCCCGGCTCGCCACCGCGGTCGGCGACGCACTTCGCGCCGGCGAACACGAGTTCCTGGCGCTCACCGACGACCTGACCGGGCTGCCCAACCGACGCAGTCTCTACGAGCAGGCGCGCACCCTGCTGCCCGAGCCGGGCGAACCGCCCGGACCGCCGGTGGCGTTGCTGCTGCTGGATCTGGACCACTTCAAAGACGTCAACGATTCGCTCGGGCACGCCGCCGGTGACCTGTTACTCCGCACCGTCGCGGCCCGGCTGACCAGCCGGCTGCGGCGGGAGGACGTCCTGGTTCGGCTCGGCGGCGACGAGTTCGCCCTGTTGCTGCCAGATTGCGGACCGAGCGAGGCGCTGGCGGTCGGGTCCGATCTACGCGCGGTACTGGACGAACCGGTGGTGCTCGACGACGTGCGGGTGCAGGTCGGCGGCAGCATCGGGATCGCGTTGTCCCCGACCCACGGGACCGACATCGCAACCCTGCTCCGGCTGGCCGACATCGCGATGTACCGGGCGAAGGCCGGGCCGCACAGCTGCCAGATCTACGACCCGGCACCGTTGCCGGCGATCAGCGAGGTGGACAGCGGCAACCGGGCGAACACCCGGGCGGACATGCTGCTGCTGGAGCAGTTGCGTACCGCGATCGGTAAGCGCCAGCTCGCGGTGTTCTACCAGCCGCAGGTCCGGTTGGATACCGGGAAGATCATCGGCGTCGAGGCGCTGGTGCGCTGGCCGCACCCGGAACACGGTCTGCTGTCGCCGGACAAGTTCTTGCCCCTGGTGCATCAGAACCGGTTGATGCAGGCGATGACCAACGCGGTGCTCGACATCGCGCTCGACGACGCCGCGGTGTTCTACCAGGCCGGGCATCGAATCCCGGTCTCGGTGAATCTGTTCCCGCCTTCGTTCGGCGACGTCGACCTGCCGAACCGGATCGCCGCCGAACTCGCCCGGCGGGGGCTGCCGCCGGCGGCGCTCGACGTGGAGATCACCGAGCAGTTCATGTTCGGCGACCCGCGGCGGGCTCGGGTGGTGCTCGATCAACTGCATGCCCAAGGTGTGGGGATCGCCGTCGACGACTTCGGTACCGGATACTCGGCGTTGTCGTATCTCTACGATCTGGCGATCGATCACGTGAAGCTGGACCGCTCGTTCATCGAGCCGATCACCCACGATCCCCGGGCGGCAGCGATCACCCGGTCGGTGATCGAGCTGGCACACACCATCGGGATGACCGCGATCGCCGAGGGCGTCGAGGACTCGATCACCGCGGCGCTGCTCACCGACTTCGGCTGTGATCACGCGCAGGGGTACTACTACCACAAGCCGATGCCGTACGACGATCTGATGGATCTGCTTGCCCGGTCCTGA
- a CDS encoding ABC transporter family substrate-binding protein: MHMRSHRLIRIVVPVLATGLMLSGCNASEDGAVGAGATGLGNTSDINPKDPAELRDGGNLRLALSGFPAQFNPLQVDSDGEASSVATIMLPGDMTPDASGALSVRHDYFTDVQLTGTDPQQVSYTINPKANWSDGTPITWEDLAAQANALSGRDPGYLITANAGFDRVAKVERGTDDRQAIVTYSKHYAEWQGSFSPLLPKSVTSTPEAFNDSLRNGLPVTAGPFKLASVDKGANRIVLERDPAWWGTPPKLDTITFTVLNHAAQLAGLQNNELDAVELGSSLDEVKTAQGSAGIQVRHAPANRWSQYTFNGAPGALLADPKLRVAIGKAIDRQGIATAILNGLVTDPHPLNNHIFLEGQQGYQDNAEPIGYDPDKAARELDALGWTPGSDGIREKDGRKLVLRHVMYQQDTWVRSAQIAQQNLAKVGVKTEIQTFPGTGLFTDVIDPGNFELASFSWSGGFQPLAALRQIYAYYPDDLQSNKARIGSPELNQLIEDTLSELDPAKAIQMANRADRMIFEEGHSIPLTQSAGNVAVRDNLANYGAFGLAGADYTEVGFTK, translated from the coding sequence ATTCACATGCGATCGCACAGGCTGATCCGGATAGTCGTCCCGGTGCTCGCTACCGGGCTGATGCTCAGCGGCTGTAACGCGTCGGAGGACGGCGCCGTCGGGGCCGGGGCGACCGGGCTGGGCAACACCAGCGATATCAACCCGAAGGATCCGGCCGAGCTGCGCGACGGCGGCAACCTGCGCCTGGCCCTGAGCGGGTTCCCCGCCCAGTTCAATCCGCTGCAGGTGGACAGCGACGGCGAAGCGTCGTCGGTGGCCACGATCATGCTGCCCGGCGACATGACCCCGGACGCGTCCGGCGCGCTCTCGGTCCGGCACGACTACTTCACCGACGTGCAGCTGACCGGAACCGACCCGCAGCAGGTCAGCTACACGATCAATCCCAAGGCGAACTGGTCCGACGGCACCCCGATCACCTGGGAAGATCTGGCCGCCCAGGCGAACGCGCTGAGCGGCCGCGACCCGGGCTATCTGATCACCGCCAATGCCGGCTTCGACCGGGTGGCCAAAGTGGAACGCGGAACCGACGACCGGCAGGCGATCGTCACCTACAGCAAGCACTATGCCGAGTGGCAGGGCAGCTTCTCGCCCCTGTTGCCGAAATCGGTCACCAGCACACCCGAGGCGTTCAACGACAGCCTGCGCAACGGGCTGCCGGTGACCGCCGGCCCGTTCAAGCTGGCGTCGGTGGACAAGGGCGCCAACCGGATCGTGCTCGAGCGCGACCCCGCTTGGTGGGGTACGCCGCCGAAGCTGGACACCATCACGTTCACCGTGCTCAATCACGCGGCCCAGCTGGCCGGACTGCAGAACAACGAGCTGGACGCGGTGGAGCTGGGGTCCAGCCTGGACGAGGTGAAGACCGCGCAGGGCTCGGCCGGCATCCAGGTCCGGCACGCGCCCGCGAATCGCTGGTCGCAATACACCTTCAACGGCGCGCCCGGCGCGCTGCTGGCCGACCCGAAGCTGCGGGTGGCGATCGGCAAGGCGATCGACCGCCAAGGCATCGCCACCGCGATCCTGAACGGCCTGGTCACCGATCCGCACCCGCTGAACAACCACATCTTCCTGGAGGGCCAGCAGGGCTACCAGGACAATGCCGAGCCGATCGGTTACGACCCGGACAAAGCCGCACGGGAACTGGATGCGCTCGGCTGGACGCCGGGTTCCGACGGTATCCGGGAGAAGGACGGCCGCAAGCTGGTGCTGCGGCACGTCATGTACCAGCAGGACACCTGGGTGCGGTCGGCGCAGATCGCCCAGCAGAATCTGGCGAAGGTAGGGGTCAAGACCGAGATCCAGACCTTCCCGGGGACCGGCCTGTTCACCGACGTGATCGATCCGGGCAATTTCGAGCTGGCCAGTTTCTCCTGGTCGGGCGGATTCCAGCCGCTGGCCGCACTGCGGCAGATCTACGCCTACTATCCCGACGACCTGCAGAGCAACAAGGCCCGGATCGGCTCGCCCGAGCTGAACCAGCTGATCGAAGACACCTTGTCCGAGCTGGATCCGGCCAAGGCGATCCAGATGGCCAACCGAGCGGATCGGATGATCTTCGAGGAGGGGCACTCGATCCCGCTCACCCAGTCGGCCGGCAACGTCGCGGTCCGGGACAACCTGGCCAACTACGGGGCGTTCGGGTTGGCCGGCGCGGACTACACCGAGGTCGGCTTCACGAAGTGA
- a CDS encoding CocE/NonD family hydrolase, with protein sequence MGTGIRRLSTLLLAGTLLAVAAPSAQAAPDGGPNGAAWTAAVDGPSRYSGVTIEWDVPITMSDGTVLKANIYRPAGATGPTPVIVNMTPYTKLISMMTDSVLSLPVLSDALVDFFRGFDLAGTGLSGFTDLTKALGGGLPRTFTVDRKLVESGYTQVVVDVRGTGFSQGTWQVLGQREQQDTVEVIDWASRQSWSDGKVGMSGLSYSGINQVQAASKNPAALKAIFPAEPGADLIRDVAATGGALGFGFILPWLILVNTLKLAPDVLSAALGRLDPVWVRDRLSSPFTFLDVVYQALATMNVDQAPPELQALLDDQSRLREDWLTPMDQVRVPTFVVGGWHDLFTNTEPDIYRKAQLPPGQKQLLMDRTYHINGGANAGRPGEPPRWDVLQRAWFDHWLKGIDNGIDRYGPVTMWQLGGGWTTAADYPRPGVEPQRLYLGAAPSGTTSTSLHDGSLSATAPADSARLTVGPGVMSVCSRDSAIESAGLTAILVGCAEDARPHELNGLTFTSAPVDRPTAVSGYVNVHLNTVLDAPDGYWTATLNDVAPDGRSTVLSTGQLVASLRAVDDSRAERASNGDYLNPVPHLSLATRQPVVPGRPTALDIGLTPTDAILAPGHRFRVDVFASNFPKGLPLRPLLNDSALLPQHVQLDPSAPSFVTLLAGPA encoded by the coding sequence ATGGGCACCGGTATTCGTCGACTGTCGACGTTGCTGCTTGCCGGCACGTTGTTGGCAGTCGCCGCACCGAGCGCCCAGGCGGCGCCGGACGGCGGGCCGAACGGCGCCGCATGGACCGCCGCGGTCGACGGGCCATCTCGGTACTCCGGGGTGACCATCGAGTGGGACGTGCCGATCACGATGAGCGACGGCACCGTGCTCAAGGCCAATATCTACCGGCCTGCCGGAGCCACCGGGCCCACGCCGGTGATCGTGAACATGACGCCGTACACCAAGCTGATCTCGATGATGACCGACTCGGTGTTGTCGTTGCCGGTGCTGTCCGATGCGCTGGTCGATTTCTTCCGCGGCTTCGATCTCGCCGGCACCGGATTGAGCGGGTTCACCGACCTGACCAAAGCGCTCGGTGGCGGTTTGCCCCGCACTTTCACCGTGGATCGCAAGTTGGTCGAGAGCGGCTACACCCAGGTGGTGGTCGACGTGCGGGGTACCGGCTTTTCCCAGGGCACGTGGCAGGTCCTGGGGCAGCGTGAGCAGCAGGACACCGTCGAAGTGATCGACTGGGCGAGCCGGCAGTCGTGGTCGGACGGCAAGGTCGGGATGAGCGGCTTGTCGTACTCCGGGATCAACCAGGTGCAGGCGGCCAGCAAGAACCCGGCGGCGCTGAAGGCGATCTTCCCGGCCGAACCGGGTGCCGACCTGATCCGGGACGTGGCCGCCACCGGCGGTGCGCTCGGTTTCGGCTTCATCCTGCCCTGGCTGATCCTGGTCAATACCCTCAAGCTGGCGCCGGACGTACTCTCCGCGGCACTGGGCCGGCTCGATCCGGTGTGGGTGCGGGACCGATTGTCCAGCCCGTTCACCTTCCTCGACGTGGTGTATCAAGCGCTCGCCACCATGAATGTCGACCAGGCGCCGCCGGAGTTGCAGGCGCTGCTGGACGACCAGAGTCGGCTGCGCGAGGACTGGCTCACCCCGATGGACCAGGTCCGGGTGCCGACGTTCGTCGTCGGCGGCTGGCATGACCTGTTCACCAACACCGAGCCGGATATCTACCGGAAGGCGCAGTTGCCACCCGGTCAGAAGCAGCTCCTGATGGACCGGACCTACCACATCAACGGTGGCGCGAACGCCGGCCGGCCCGGCGAGCCACCCCGCTGGGACGTGCTGCAGCGCGCCTGGTTCGACCACTGGCTCAAGGGAATCGACAACGGCATCGACCGGTACGGGCCGGTGACGATGTGGCAGCTGGGTGGCGGCTGGACAACGGCCGCCGACTACCCGCGGCCGGGAGTGGAACCGCAGCGGCTGTATCTGGGCGCCGCGCCCAGTGGCACCACCTCGACCAGCCTGCACGACGGCAGCCTCAGCGCGACGGCTCCGGCCGACTCGGCACGGCTGACCGTCGGTCCGGGCGTGATGAGCGTGTGCTCGCGGGATTCCGCGATCGAGAGCGCCGGGCTGACGGCGATCCTGGTCGGCTGCGCCGAGGATGCCCGGCCACACGAACTGAACGGGCTGACGTTCACCAGCGCGCCGGTCGACCGGCCCACCGCCGTCTCCGGCTACGTGAATGTGCACCTGAACACCGTGCTCGACGCGCCCGACGGCTACTGGACGGCGACGTTGAACGACGTCGCTCCGGACGGCCGGTCGACCGTGCTGTCCACCGGCCAGCTGGTCGCCTCGCTGCGCGCGGTGGACGATTCGCGGGCCGAGCGCGCCTCGAACGGCGACTACCTCAACCCGGTCCCGCATCTGTCGCTTGCCACCCGGCAACCGGTAGTGCCCGGCCGGCCGACCGCGCTCGACATCGGGCTCACCCCGACCGACGCGATCCTGGCGCCGGGCCATCGATTCCGGGTGGACGTGTTCGCCAGCAACTTCCCCAAAGGCCTGCCGCTGCGTCCGTTGTTGAACGACAGCGCGCTGCTGCCGCAGCACGTGCAGCTCGACCCGTCGGCGCCGAGCTTCGTCACACTGCTGGCGGGGCCGGCCTGA
- a CDS encoding MBL fold metallo-hydrolase, with translation MQVTSVGHAGFHIQTEAGSILCDPWVNPAYFASWVPFPDNTALDWDRLGDCDYLYVSHLHRDHFDPAHLARYVNKDATVLLPDYPVPDLRRELEALGFHSFFETTDSVKHRIVGRDGRELDVMIIALRAPADGPIGDSGLVVADGETTCFNMNDARPMDLDVLSEAFGTIDIHLLQYSGAIWYPMVYDIPKRTKANFGKQKRQRGMDRARAYIEQVGATWVVPSAGPPVFLDPDLRYLNDDHDDIGNIFPDQLVFLDQMAQHGADNGLLMIPGSVAEIHGGELSLTHPVDPDTIYADKAGYIADMATRRAPELAAHKAAWAPAAGEPLLPALAELFEPIMRSSDLISNGIGYPVGLVLDGPEHEETVVLDFPARRVRPPADGDGKYRYGFRIAPELVRTVLRDREPDWVNSIFLSTRFSAWRIGGYNEFLYTFFKCLTDERVLYADGWFAEAHDDTASTELAGWEIQRRCPHLKADLTKFGVVEGTTLTCNQHGWQWDLETGRCKTTQGHELRARRL, from the coding sequence GTGCAGGTCACCAGTGTCGGACATGCGGGATTCCATATTCAGACCGAAGCGGGATCGATCCTCTGCGACCCCTGGGTGAATCCGGCCTACTTCGCCTCCTGGGTCCCGTTCCCGGACAACACCGCGCTGGATTGGGATCGGCTGGGCGACTGCGACTACCTCTACGTCTCCCACCTGCACCGGGACCACTTCGATCCGGCGCACCTGGCCCGTTACGTGAACAAGGACGCGACGGTCCTGCTGCCGGACTATCCGGTGCCGGACCTGCGCCGCGAACTCGAGGCACTCGGGTTCCACTCGTTCTTCGAGACCACCGACTCGGTCAAGCACCGGATCGTCGGCCGCGACGGTCGTGAGCTGGACGTGATGATCATCGCGTTGCGCGCGCCGGCGGACGGCCCGATCGGCGACAGCGGGCTGGTCGTCGCGGACGGCGAAACCACCTGCTTCAACATGAACGACGCCCGGCCGATGGACCTGGACGTGCTGTCCGAGGCATTCGGCACGATCGACATCCATCTGCTGCAGTACTCCGGCGCGATCTGGTATCCGATGGTGTACGACATCCCGAAACGCACCAAGGCCAACTTCGGCAAGCAGAAGCGCCAGCGCGGCATGGATCGGGCGCGCGCCTATATCGAGCAGGTGGGCGCCACCTGGGTGGTGCCCTCGGCCGGACCGCCGGTGTTCCTCGACCCCGACCTGCGGTACCTCAACGACGACCACGACGACATCGGCAACATCTTCCCGGATCAGCTGGTCTTCCTCGACCAGATGGCCCAGCACGGCGCGGACAACGGCCTGCTGATGATTCCCGGTTCGGTGGCCGAGATACACGGCGGCGAACTCAGCCTGACCCACCCGGTCGACCCGGACACGATCTACGCCGACAAGGCCGGTTATATCGCGGACATGGCGACGCGACGCGCACCGGAGCTCGCGGCGCACAAGGCCGCCTGGGCGCCGGCCGCCGGCGAACCGTTGTTGCCCGCGCTGGCCGAACTGTTCGAGCCGATCATGCGGTCCTCCGATCTGATCAGCAACGGCATCGGCTACCCGGTCGGCCTGGTGCTCGACGGGCCGGAGCACGAGGAGACCGTCGTGCTCGACTTCCCGGCCCGCCGCGTTCGCCCGCCCGCGGACGGTGACGGCAAGTACCGCTACGGCTTCCGAATCGCCCCCGAGCTGGTCCGCACCGTGCTCCGGGATCGGGAACCCGACTGGGTGAACAGCATCTTCCTCTCCACCCGATTCTCCGCCTGGCGGATCGGCGGCTACAACGAGTTCCTCTACACCTTCTTCAAATGCCTCACCGACGAGCGGGTGCTCTACGCCGACGGTTGGTTCGCCGAGGCGCACGACGACACCGCATCCACCGAACTCGCCGGGTGGGAGATCCAACGTCGCTGTCCGCACCTGAAGGCCGACCTGACCAAGTTCGGCGTCGTGGAGGGAACCACGCTCACCTGCAACCAGCACGGCTGGCAGTGGGACCTGGAGACGGGGCGCTGCAAGACCACCCAGGGTCACGAATTGCGCGCCCGCCGGCTCTGA